Sequence from the Fragaria vesca subsp. vesca linkage group LG4, FraVesHawaii_1.0, whole genome shotgun sequence genome:
ATAAAAAAATAAAAATAAAAAATAAAAAACTTTGTAAAGAAATGTGAAATAACAATAAACGCCATGCCCATTACCTCTAGCAAACGTTCCGGGTGAACCATTCCATTCCATGAACGCATTTTCTGCCCAGTGATGGGGTCAAGTATGAGAACAACAGGCATAGATTCCAATTTGTAGTATGTACAAACCTTCTTGCCTTCAGTTGTATCATCATATGTCTGTACGTGGACCAACATCACACAATGATCAAGATACAATCAATTATTTTAAGCATAAAGGCGAACTAAAAGTTGTATTTTTATATTTGATGAAAATGATACGCAAACACCTCAAGACAAGTATGAAGAATTATTTCTTTTAAACAAATTACAGCAGCTCACAGAAGGCGAGAAGCAACCGAATACACACAACCAAGGTTAGGATCTCTACAGTCTCTATTCCTATAAAGATTGAAAGACACTTGATGTATATGTCATCCTTTTACATGTAAGGTTATGGACACTAGCACGTTTTACTTGCTTTTACACTTTACCCAAGAGAGCAGCTAAATCTAACTCTTTTGTTGGGAAAAATAATATATATAGCTGTTCTCAAATAAATTAAGCATAGTAATAATATTGTAGCAATAGATCTAAATTTATGAAAGAAATGAGAACAAGCCCAAAAACATAGTCAGAGCATAGAAACTGACCTGCCAGAAGATAAAATTAGTGATAATGGTCTGAGAAATAGCTTCATTAGCCCAGGTGTCTCGATTGAGCTTCACAAATAAAGACATATGCACCAAAAGTGAGTCAAGTAGAAAACAAACATAATAATAGACCTAAATAAAAAGTCCACACAAAAAGTACTACCATATGGGAGCTGAACTCTGAATTGGATTGCAAGTTCACCATGAGCCATTTGTCCTGGACGGATGCAGCACTCTTTGCCTGCATTAGTTAAGAACAAAATCTCACTGAACAAATATGAAAGTTGGCATGGTGATTATACCACTTAAATGACACTAGATGAACAATGCATGCCTTTTATTTTCTAATGTATCACTTGTATTCTGATTTTATCATTTTAGACTTTGGTAGGAAAACAGCAACAACAACAAAATCAGTAAAGATATTCCATTAATAGATAGACTTACAGCCTCTAACACCACAATCAAAGGATCACACAGACAGTGCGAAAGAGAGAGAGAGAGACAAACCACTAAGCAAGGAAGATAACGTCAAAACACCATACCTTTTCAAACGAACCCTGGAACATTAGCTTAAAGGGAGGCCGATACAAGGAAGCGAGATTATCTCGAGAACTGTCTGTTGTGGATGTAGCACCTTCATTAGATTCCCACACCCCAGGATGTTTCAATTCCTCATTAAAATTACGGAATGCAATTACTCCCGATTCATTTACTGGAAGTCTTGTCATTGGAGATGTAGATGCAAGCAACCTGAACAGCAAATTACACCAAACATTGCAACTTATAAGAAAAGATGATCAAGCAGGCCAAAGACAAGCTATATAATGAATGAGAGGATAAGGAAAAGAAAAAGATATAATAAAATTAACATGAATGCCCACGGGCTTCCAACTACATGATAGGTGAGATTACATGCCATAAATGTGGAACAATAACTTCAAAAATAGGGTGGGGGGTGAACAACAAATTAAATATATTGCATATCTATGAGAGCTAAATCAGGTAAAATGGTAAATAAATGAAAATAATAGTATACAATCTTGACAATGAAAACATATAATGCCTGAACTCAGCAAACAAAACTAGATGGTATAATCTATGGATTCAGCAAACAAAACTAAAAGGCATTCGGTTATAATACGGATACATAGCCATCAACTGATCAACAGTCCCTTTAAGTTTACTAAAGAATCTTAAAGAATAAAAGGAATACTATTTCAAATCAACAGCAAAAAGAAAAGTCCTATGGCAAGTAGGCAACAAACTCTTGCAGTATTATAATAACAACATATCAACAATTAGTTATATAACTGTACAATTTCTCACAAACTCCATTGCTATTCTTTTTTCTTTTTTTTTACAAGAACAAATAAACGAAACACCATGGAAGAGTAATAAACTAGCAGGCGATTTCCTTTTCTCAGAATGCAGTATCTACAGAAAGTAACATCGTCCCACATACTGTGATCGAGTACATAGCTTTCCAATCAAAAACAAAAAAAACTCAAATAGAGCGAGACCACATACCCAGCTTGATAGAGAGCAACATCATCATACAGGACGTCCCTTATAACAGGCATTGGCGCACGCACTTCATCCTCAACGTATTGTGCCACATTCTCATTCACACTGTTACAAACCAAACCATCAGAACAAAACCAACTAGAGCACTAGACAATACACAACACTACACCCCAAAAAAAAAAAACATCAAATTACCCAGAACTCTGTTCAGCCAAATTACTAGCATTTCCAGTCGGCGGCTGCGGCTGCGGCTGAGCAACCGGCCCCGCTTCATTACCCACATAAAAAAGCTGCAGTGCTTCCTCAAGATTCCAACCCGTAGCCTGATCAAACCAAATATCCAAACTTTCAATACAAAATACAAACACTTTTCACTAATCTACACTAATCTACTAATACGAAACCGAAAATTCACATTTTTCATCTCCATTATAAAACAACAACCAAAAAGATCAATCAATGCAATGCGTCACCAATGCGTCACGTAGACTAATCCAAACCTGCAAAAACCGCCGCGCGGTCTCGTCGGTCTGTCCGGCGGCGATCTCCATAAACAGAGCCACCGTGCTCTGCTGCTGCTCCTCGGCTGACGACGCCGCCTCCATCTCCGCCTTGCTCTGCAAAACCAAAACAACACTCAAAATTCCACCTAAAGAACCGAAATTTACCGCCGACGTGAAATCTAGGGTTTCCGGAGATGACGTCACGTTACCGATTTGGGGATTTTGGCGACTGGTTGTGCTTCTGGTTGTTCCTCTGAGATTTTGCTCTTCTTTCTTTTATTGTTTTTCATGATGGACAGCTTGGAGAGGGGTGTGTAACTACGAGTTTGACCTCCGAGGGAGTGAGAGGAGGTGGTGGTATTTCCGTAGATTTGCGGAAGTTGGAGGGCAGTTTCTGGTGAGGGGCGAGGAGGTTTTCAGGTGGAGCGAGGTGCTCAGCACAGTGACAAATAGTCCTGAGGCTTTGGGATTCTACATTGTTATGGTTGGTTTTATGTGGAAACAAAGATGGGCTTGGAGTATGAGTCCGGTGTGGGAATAATGGGCCGTACAACATAATACTTAAAAGGGCTTCATGGAGGAGCCCAATAAGATTTTTTTTTTTTTTTTCCTTTTTTTCACGGAGAAGAAAAATTGAAGTCGACTCTTGGGAAAACATTGTTCGACATGTTTAACGAGGAAATGGGGAGATACCATCCATGATCCACAGATATTTGATTAGTAATCGATATGTATGTAAGCTGATCTCTACATAAAGTATGTGCTTTTAGCAGATATTTACTACAATCTACATATATAGACTCTTGGAAACACATAGATATATACGGTGAACATGGGCTGCGTTATGCGTGTGGATTTATCGATCAAAGACTTTTACTGTTGAAGATTGATGTTATATTGACACTATGTTGATCAACAAGGCAATAGCTAGTCATATGAACAAATTAATTTGGATAACGATGATTTGCAATATCTTGGCATGTCATCTTGTATACAGATAACAACACTAGTTCATTTATTATAGAGAAAAATCACGAATCAGCGACCAATGCATAACATGCTGATCAGCAATCAGCAGTAACCTTCATATATATAGCTGCATCACCTACAGTAACTCTATACTGCACGACACTAGCTAAAGTAAAACTTGTATATATATGCAAACATCACTCTTCCTCGGCTTGTTATTGATCGACACACAATCACAGTTTGATTCTACAAACTGATCGAAGGATGAGTTAGTTACGTGAAAACTACTTACGGGATACTAGAAAGACTTGCAAAATAAACATTAGTTTATTATCTCTAAAAGCTAGCCTAGCCGGCCTGTGTTAAGATTGCCTGAGACAATCTAATATGCTTATATGCATTATAAGTAGATAGATAGATTCACAAGTCGATTCAGATTTGTCATCCCAATAATCTCCAAATCCAATTCTACTTGTGCCGTGGTACAAGGTACAAGTTGGTCGAGTAGGTATAATTAAGGTGGGCGCAAATTCGATTATATACTTAAGTAATCTAATTATCAAAAAGGTCTCGGTGTCTTTCACTTGTTGGCCTCGGCCTCGTGTGTATATATATTCCTTAATTAGGTTTTGCATCTGATTCATATCACTTATTAGCCTTTTAACCACAACCACTTGTTTTGATAGGCATGCGTATACATGTTTTACATTAAGATAGTCGAAGCAGTTTCATCGAATCCTAATTAAACACACATATATAGTAGAAGAAAAAAGGTTAAGCAAATAGTTGACTTTTGTGAAAGTCGCCATCGAAATACTGAGTCGGATTCGACTAAAAGGGTCTGGAAACTTTCATATTAATTAGTACACCAATCAAGAAACTTAATTAGAAATTAAAACCGGTAATTAGAGTCCTTAATCTGCAAATTAAAATAGGTCAACAAGCATCAATTGTTTAAACCCTTAATTTACTTGTAGCTAGGGTTTGGTGGCTATGCAAAGAAACGAAGGAGCACCACCACTAAACCCTAAACAACAAAACAGCCACATCTTATTCATTGTTTAATTTGCTGCTTTATTATTAGCAAGAATAGAATAAGTAGCAGTCTGCTGCTTAATCAGAAGAGTCTTTACCACTTTTATTCATTTCAGTTTTGTTTAAAGGGTCGCGTGCTTTTGAACGAATTTAGCTTGTCCTGTCCAATCTAATTGTTTTGAAAAGCAGGAGACCTTCGTTGACGCGTGTCGAAGAAACCTTGCCGCCAAATTTCCATGGATGAAGCTTTTTTAATTTCTTCTTTCTGTGAGCAAAGTAATTGAAACATATATATATATATATATATATATATATATATATGTCCAGGAAAAGCTATAGAAACGACAATGTATGGCTGCCACTATATAGCATATACTATATCCATTTATACATGCTTTTAAATAAATAATCGTATTATTGCAGCTAGCTCTTATCTTATTTGGTTTCAGGCTCTGACTCATCTCATTGATCTCAAAGGTCATATATTGTGTGTCTAATTGAATTTACCTAACTTTAATTTACTTGGGTTATACGTCTTTTCATGGACGTTTCTAGCTAGGTTGAGATTCTTATTCTTAAGTATATATTCGGTTAGGGTATATACTGTTACAGTTTGATGAATCAAATCTCCTCCAATGCTGGCGGAACCGTATGGAGTTGGATGTTAGGGCAAGTTCCATCACCAACAGTGTATATGAAACTTTTTTTGTATAGCTCCAAGTTTTCTTGTTGCGTGCTTACTAATATAGAATTATAGAATTATGAGTGGCCATTTGTGTTTGGTTGGTTGGTTTCGCCATTAGGTCTAAAAGCCACAACAAAAATTTTGTATAACTACAAACACAAAGCTAACCTACTTTTATGTTCCACTAGTTCACTGATTAACCAAAGGTATTAAAATGCTAAATGTAATGCAGCTTAATTTCCAAGAATATGATACATAAGATCACTAGTGGGTGGAAAATTTAATTTTAATTGTTGATGAAATCTTGATTGGCTTTAAACTAAAAAGTCAGTCTCTCCCCATTCCAATCAATTTACATCGAATAAAAGATGCGTATATATAATCATGATGACAAATTAATATTTCAAAGTTAATTTTCTAAACGACATAAGTTAATTTTCAAAGAATGAGATACAACATTTTCTCACCCTAGTCGCGCATAATTTTATCCACCACATATATCGATCTACTTAATTAAGCAAGTTGATCCTCTTGTCCAGATCATAATAATCTTTTTACCAGAAAGCGAAGGTAACTGCTAAATTATATCTATATTTGGTTGCATGATTATCATCCTTATGATCGATTTAGGTGTGGCTAGAATTTATCGCTGTCTTAATTTGCAGTTTGCACCATGAGATAAGAACTACTTAAAGTACTACAAGATTCATGACATGGACCTTTCAGAGAGATTGATTATCGTTTAACAAATCAATTAGGAATCTAACGCCGCCTAACCTATGAAAAACGAGTTTTTGCTCCCCTGCCTAATATGACTTTCCACTCGATTCCTATATAGAAGCAATAAAGGGTGAATGGGTGGATGATGATATGTCGAGGCTAGCTAGTTAGAGACCGAGCTCGAATTTATTTCAGTGAATCAAAGTAATTAACTAGCTACACGTACAGATTCTAAATAATTATCGATCTAAATGAGATTGGATCGTTTATATGGCCATTTAATTTACACCTTCATATACATATTCGTGATTCGCATGTCACAATCTGTATAGTGAAGAATGAGACCAACAGATACTTGGTTCCAACAGCAGCTGGCCAACGGATGAAACTTAGTTAATCAAGAGGGAATATTGGAAGAAGAAACTAATAATTATGAAATATGGAAGATAGCTCTCTGCAGTGGGACTTGATGTAGAGTGATGTAGAGAGCCACACTATAAAAAAACACCCACCAACTAGACCATGTTCGCTGACCTATATGTAAATGCCAAGCAACAATACCTTTCATTTTAGAAAAGGCCAGGGATTACATTCTAAAACCTATTAATGAATAAAGTGGAAGATATGCTAATATTATCAATTAATCACATCAAAAGCAAAAAGGATTTAAAATCTGACCATTCTATTATCAAGGCTATAGAGGCCAATTATTCCAATATTGGGGGCCATATGGTCACACAATGTCGATTAATTATGACTTGTCACGTCTAGTATAATGACGTGATTCTGATTAATCGATCGGCATATGAAATCCATTTCAAAGCGAAAGCTACATCTACAAATTGATGGGTAAGGAAAATTTTGGAATATAACAAGTTGTTCGACATATTATGATTTTAGCCTACAATGTTTGAAGTGAACCATTCTTAATTAACTGTGTAAAACATAGACACTTATAGATAAAGACTTCGTAGGTTGGCTAGGAAACGGTAGTGAAGCTAAATATAATTTTTTGTTGCTCCAGTGTCATAATGGCCGGACTCCCCAAATGATATATAGTTTTAAGAACCCGACTTCGGTGACAAGGGCTGATCACTTTAAGGTGACCTTAGACAATGAACATGTGACACGTGTTTATTTTAAAAGGTTTGGCTGCAATTGAAGGACATAACATGAGAGTTTTTGGTATTTGACATATTTGTTTATAATTATTGTTGACACTTATCCATCTCTCATTAGTGTTTATCACCTATAAATGACTATAGTCACCAAGTTATTCCCTATTTTTAATTATAAATGTTAGTACATTTTTACACACCTAATTAACTGAAAGTGATAACTCATTACCGTGGTAAGACCGCGTACGTGACTTGATATATGACTTGCACATAGTATATAGTTGTATATATATACCAGTATATATACGTAGAAATTTAACCAGGGACGTTTTTTCTTTTCTTTAATTAAGCCTGCTTGATAATTAATTGGTCTCTAGGTCGGATCTATTTTTTTTCAAAGTTCAAACTCTGCGAGACCCGAATCAAGATCAAATACATTGTCAACATGCAGCCTCTATTATCCGTAGAAATAATAACAAACCGTTTCTTATAATTAAGCGAATCCTATTACCGACTAAGCTGGGAAAGAGGAGAAAGAAAAAAGAAAGAAGTCGATCATCACTAAGCAAACCCTAAACAAAACTCTTTGGGTGAGTTGGGTTGGGTGGAGTGGCCCAGGTGGTAGCTCCGTTTACATATTTAATAATTGCCCACGAACTCAGTGGGAAACTCAGGCGACCATATTTTATTGTCTCCCTTATAATTCATATTTCTCAAACCTCCGTACGTCACCACACTAAAACGGTATATATCACCCACTTTCATCAATCTCAGAACATCAAAACCAACAAAGAGTAAACTCCAGAAACTATACTCCAGAGCACCAAGCATACAGCCATTTCTTAGTCAAAGAAAAAGGTCGTTTAGACAGACAGCTAGAGACCAATGGCAGCTGACCAATGCCGACTCGATAGTACTGTTAACTGTGTTGTCATCTCTTCCTCTACACAGCCAAACTGGTGGGATCATGATCACCTTCATGCAGCAGCTGCAGCTGCCGGTGCCGGCTCTCATCTCTCGGCTTCTTCCTGGCCGTGGCAACGCCAGCAGCAGCAGCAGCAGCAGCAGAAACCAAACCCTAATTCCAACTCTTCTTGCGACGAAGATGTTTCAATATCCAGTACTTCCTTTACCAATGCCTCCAACCACTCCAGCCTCAGTGTCGATTCCTCTCGCAGACTTGTTGATCAGCGTTCTGCTTCGTCCAACGACGACTTGAATAATATTGGAGAACAGGTTTCTGATAATCAAATATGGAGCCATGTTTTATTGTAAGTTGATTCTTCTAATCGATCTAGTATATAATTTTTCTTTCCTGATGACCAATATGAAAAAATTAAGCTGATCACTGAAATTCATTATTAGTTCTCAAGTAATAATTGGGAGCATTCTTATCCTCGAAGCTTGTTTGATTGAGCTGAGTGGAACACAGAATCTTTTAAATAAGTTAACTGGAAATTGAATCGATCAGAAAAGAAACCCTAGGGTCCCTTTGTGGAAGGCTCATAAGTTAGGTTTCCTTGTCCCTTTTCTATACTTTTTTTTATATATACTTAACAAGAGGAAGTTATTATCGTCTTGATGAGTTAGTACTTCAGAAAAGGTTCCACTATCAAAGGTGGCTGGGTTATGAAACCAAACGTAAAAAGAACTAGTCTTAGTGTTAGAGTAAGATTGATATCCTATGTTAATATCAACTACTAACTGTGAAATTGTTGGTTGAATGTGTGGATGTAGAAGTGCCGGAAACAATGGTTTGAACGGCAGTATGACTCATGATGTTGGAGAGAACTTCCTTGATGCACTATCATCCAAGAACTTGACCAATACTGCTATGTACGACCCTGCTTGTGATTACTTGAAGAAATTGGACAACGCGAGTAGCAATTGGGAGTTCACGAACTCATCGACAACTGCAGCTACTATGCATGCATCTAATCTCAACAATTTCGAAAGGCAAATCAACATTAATGGATCGTTTAGCAACGAGAACTTGTCTAATCTAGTGAGCACCTGGTCTATTGCACCACCGGAACCACAATTAGTCAGTAGCCCTTTCTTCAATAATCTTCCTCATCAAGTGTCATGTTACGGTGCTCATAATAATTTGATGAAAGTTGAAAGTGCTGCACAATTAGCTGGAGCAAACATACATGGAAGGCCATTTAGTTCTGAGAACGGGAGCAACATTGACTACCAGATTGGCCTCAACAACGCAATGGCCGCAGATAATAACTACTATGGATCCGGAAACGGTTTGGTGATGCCTGATTCGTACTCATCATCCAACAGTGCTAGAAGTTTCACGGATGTCATATCTTTTAATAGTCGTTTAGGCAAGCCGTTGATAGATCATGTTCACCATGCACAAAAGCCTAGTAACTTCAAATCTTCGATCAACTTATCTGATAATACTTGTAAGAAGCAAGGCCTCCAAACTTCTTCTCCGGTAAGTTTAAGCTCACGATGAATCTCACCTTCAGCAACTTTTGCTGATTTAATTTCTTGACATCGATCTCCTCTAATATTATTAATACATACAGGTAAAAATGAGTGGAAGAGGACAAGGAACTGCAAATGAATCTGCAGGGAAGAAGAAAAGAACGGAGGATAGTAGTACATCATCAGAAACAGTTCTGAAAAAGCCCAAGCAAGAAACTTCAGCAGCGAATTCATCATCATCATCTGTAAAGGTACTTTATACACACTGATATAAATTTACTAATTAATTAATTTTCCCAAGACCAAAGAGAAATCACGCCTGCTCATGATTGTTGATTAAGTAAGATACGTCAACTTTTGTTTGATTAATTGTTATTTAATTTACAAAAATTAAACAGATGCAGGCACCAAAAGTCAAGGTTGCGGACAAGATCACTGCCCTTCAACAAATTGTGTCTCCATTTGGAAAGGTGAGCAAAAGGGATCCCTAGCTAGCTATCACACACTTATTGGAAGTTCTGTAAATTTCACTATTTATTTATGTTTTTCAGACTTTTAGTTAATTAACTGTATTTTGGTGAATTATTGCAGACAGATACGGCTTCAGTACTATATGAAGCGATTCAGTACATCAAGTTTCTCCAAGACCAAATACATGTGGTATGTTATCATAATATTTATCTCTTCCCAATTCATCTGTGTGAAACTAACTAAGATCTAGTTAATCTCTTCCCAATTAATCTCTTATTTGCTATAATTCTAGCAGCTATCGAGTAGCCCTTATTTGAAGACGAATACCCATAAGGTACGTGCATGCATGGTTAATTATCAATTACAAGCAGAAGCTTGTATATGCAGAATTACTAATAATGTTGGTGCTTTCAGCAGGATTCCTGGGGAAAATTGGATCAAATTAGGGGAGATCATCAGGTAAAGATGGATCTGAAGAGCAGAGGCCTATGCTTGGTGCCTACGTCATGTACACCTCAGGTTTATCGTGAAAATACCGGATCAGACTACTGGACACCAGCATACAGAGGCTGTTTGTATAGATGAATATTTAAGCTGCTACCTAGCTAGCTAGATTGCGATTAAAGTACTCAGCTAATATATATTACGAACACTCTTAGATCGAAGAAGTGAATGGTCGATGGATGAATGTATGTACGTTTATCGATCTCTTCGCAAGAGAAATGGGAAGCAACTGTATGTATATCGATATTTGTAACCACATTATATATAAGGCTTTTAGAATCGAAAAATGTAGTATATATAGCTGCTTATTGCATATATACTACGTACGTATATATGTGTAGTCAATCCGGAAAGATATATATATATATATATATATATATATATATATATATANNNNNNNNNNNNNNNNNNNNTGAGGTCTTCTCTTGTCATTCATACATTTTAACCGCCTATGAATTTTGTTGATCATGAACTAGCTCTTGTCAATTGTTCATGCATGCTTGTCCACTAATGAACATCTGGTGATTTCTGGTTATTGTTTGTAATCAACATATACGGACTATAAGCCGTTACCGGAACATAATGTTATATATTAAGCTACGTATAGCGCCTGTACTAATCGCAATGATCGATAATTCTCTGTGTTTTGATTGCTGTTACATTCAAATGATGAAACCTCAATCGGCTCTCAATGGACGTCCTATGTTATAATTCAATATATATCCGGTGATCTCTCCGGTACGTCTGCTTCTGAATGCATCTCTAAAGTATCCAAAATCATCCATTTAATCAGAAATGTTCTGTAGAAAGTTCTTCTTCATGTAATGTTGTAAACCCCTAGGTAGTAATTAACAAGCCTTTTTCCACACGTCTGGGTGGAATTTGTGTTTAAAGCTCTGGCACCTTCGGTGTACAAGATTAATGAATGAAAATGATGATGATGATGATGAAGGAATAAATCAGGTCGTTTCCAAAATGATGATCAATAGAATGATGACCAAATCGTTGAATAAGAAATGGTGGAGAACTAGTACTACTGGCATTGCATGCTTGGAAGTTGTCCACTCGATCACTTTTCTTGTTTCAACAGCGCCCGCATTAATGAACAACATTATGTACTGATAATATGGTTCTGCAGAAGCCATAATCTTCAAAATTTCTAGAAGCAAAGTTGACAAAGGCAAAAGTGAATTAGTGTAAGAATGCAACGGTCAAATGAGGAGGTGATTGATCGAGCATAAAGTGCAAAACTCAGACTAGTGCGTTGTGCAAACACATGCTGCACTTGATCAACAGTGTCAGTCAAAGCAAGATCACGTACTCTCTTCACTTGCTTCCCGGTGGCTAATGAGCTAATTACCCCAACGCAATTCAAAAACGCCATCATGCTGTTTTTGTTTTTAACTTCACTATTTCACTTTATTATTCACACTGCACGAGTGCACGTATATACTTGAAGAGAGAGTTGTCGTAGCACTGAAACACAAACATATTTTTTTACTTAAAAGTAATCTCATATATATTTTCATATCGTCTTAAACATAATCGCTTTGAACGCATGGATACGCACCACATCCAAACAGCTTATTCACTTTTATAGTGACACCACTCAAAGTGTCACGCAAGCTACAAGACATACAACAGACAAACATCTCATCATTGACCACACCTGATTGAGAAGAGAAAGAAAATGTTACTTATAAACTAAACGCACATCCCTAACGAATCCCAACATATATGAGAACATTGTCTTCTTCAACATTTTGTAATATTTCACTTTGATTTAAGGGAGTAGGTTTGCAAAGGCCCACATCACTGCTTCTCTTGGACCCAAACAAATCGTAAAGCCCAATATGCGAACCTCCAAAAGCCCAAAGCCCAAACAAATTCCAAATTCTTTTTTTTTTTTAATGAAAGCAATAATAAGAGAGAAGAGGGCAAAAATCCCCGAAGAAATGGCGGTCTTTGGGTTCTTCTTCTTCGACTCGCTCCACTAGAATCTAGAAAGATCCTCTTCTTCCTTCTCAGCTCTACTCAAATTCCCAATCCCCAATTTCTGACGTCATGAAGCGCAGCCTCGACGATTACGAAATCTCCGACGACGAGTGGGAGGAGGACCACGCCTCCTCCTTCAAGCCCTCCCGCGTCCTCAACAACAAACCACCGCCCCGGGCCCCACCCCCGCCGGCAATCGAGTCCTTCGCCTACAAGCGCGGCCGCGCCTCCTCCGCCGACGACGCCGATTTCGTCGTCGACATTAGCGACGGCTCCGACGACGATTGCGTGGAAATCAAGGACGACGATTTGGAGGACGACGACGTCGAGGAG
This genomic interval carries:
- the LOC101307780 gene encoding uncharacterized protein LOC101307780 — encoded protein: MAADQCRLDSTVNCVVISSSTQPNWWDHDHLHAAAAAAGAGSHLSASSWPWQRQQQQQQQQKPNPNSNSSCDEDVSISSTSFTNASNHSSLSVDSSRRLVDQRSASSNDDLNNIGEQVSDNQIWSHVLLSAGNNGLNGSMTHDVGENFLDALSSKNLTNTAMYDPACDYLKKLDNASSNWEFTNSSTTAATMHASNLNNFERQININGSFSNENLSNLVSTWSIAPPEPQLVSSPFFNNLPHQVSCYGAHNNLMKVESAAQLAGANIHGRPFSSENGSNIDYQIGLNNAMAADNNYYGSGNGLVMPDSYSSSNSARSFTDVISFNSRLGKPLIDHVHHAQKPSNFKSSINLSDNTCKKQGLQTSSPVKMSGRGQGTANESAGKKKRTEDSSTSSETVLKKPKQETSAANSSSSSVKMQAPKVKVADKITALQQIVSPFGKTDTASVLYEAIQYIKFLQDQIHVLSSSPYLKTNTHKDSWGKLDQIRGDHQVKMDLKSRGLCLVPTSCTPQVYRENTGSDYWTPAYRGCLYR
- the LOC101307486 gene encoding UBX domain-containing protein 2-like, whose translation is MKNNKRKKSKISEEQPEAQPVAKIPKSSKAEMEAASSAEEQQQSTVALFMEIAAGQTDETARRFLQATGWNLEEALQLFYVGNEAGPVAQPQPQPPTGNASNLAEQSSGVNENVAQYVEDEVRAPMPVIRDVLYDDVALYQAGLLASTSPMTRLPVNESGVIAFRNFNEELKHPGVWESNEGATSTTDSSRDNLASLYRPPFKLMFQGSFEKAKSAASVQDKWLMVNLQSNSEFSSHMLNRDTWANEAISQTIITNFIFWQTYDDTTEGKKVCTYYKLESMPVVLILDPITGQKMRSWNGMVHPERLLEDLLLFMDSGPRDHHLALSNKRPRESSLPQPQNTNVVAEQTNEEDEEVQRALAASMGSMKETSGTISKDEGEIITDKEEETSLPKKPTYPPLPEEPSGDKSRICRVGVRLPDGRRAQRNFLRVDPIQLLWSFCYSQLKEAETRPIRLTHAVPGATKCLDYDCESTFEESGLPNTMVSVTWE